The following coding sequences are from one Xiphophorus couchianus chromosome 7, X_couchianus-1.0, whole genome shotgun sequence window:
- the fkbp7 gene encoding peptidyl-prolyl cis-trans isomerase FKBP7, with translation MQSGMMWRLVSCAVFVFLGWQLGSVRAGAAGAAEPEDQVQIQVLFRPEECNRKSKKGDLINAHYDGFLEKDGSQFYCSRSDKQGHPQWFVLGVGQVIRGLDVGMMDMCAGEKRKVTVPAALAFGQTGKGPVPPNATVVFEVEVLSVSRGPRSMEAFGQMDLDQDKSLTKGEVKEYLKLEYEKGGKPRDEPFYEKILADIFWKSDKDQDGQISAKEYNIYERDEL, from the exons ATGCAAAGCGGGATGATGTGGAGGCTGGTGAGCTGCGCTGTGTTCGTGTTTCTGGGCTGGCAGCTCGGTTCCGTCCGGGCCGGAGCAGCTGGAGCAGCCGAACCGGAGGACCAGGTCCAGATCCAGGTTCTGTTCAGGCCCGAAGAGTGCAACAGGAAGAGCAAGAAGGGAGACCTGATCAACGCTCACTACGATGGCTTCCTGGAGAAAGATGGTTCCCAGTTCTACTGCAG CCGGTCGGACAAGCAGGGCCACCCGCAGTGGTTCGTCCTGGGCGTGGGACAGGTCATCAGAGGCCTGGACGTCGGCATGATGGACATGTGCGCCGGGGAGAAGAGGAAGGTGACGGTTCCGGCCGCGCTGGCGTTCGGTCAGACAGGAAAAG GTCCGGTTCCTCCCAACGCCACGGTGGTGTTCGAGGTGGAGGTGCTGTCCGTGTCCAGAGGCCCCCGCAGCATGGAGGCCTTCGGACAGATGGACCTGGACCAGGACAAGAGCCTCACCAAGGGGGAG GTGAAGGAATACCTGAAGCTGGAATACGAAAAGGGCGGGAAACCACGGGACGAGCCGTTCTACGAGAAAATCCTGGCCGACATCTTCTGGAAGAGCGACAAGGACCAAGACGGGCAGATCAGCGCCAAGGAGTATAATATATATGAACGGGATGAGCTTTAG